The Salvia miltiorrhiza cultivar Shanhuang (shh) chromosome 1, IMPLAD_Smil_shh, whole genome shotgun sequence genome has a window encoding:
- the LOC131010081 gene encoding uncharacterized protein LOC131010081, translating into MYCDREREVGEQSFMSDYFVPNPTYTSELFRRRFCMQKSLFLRIVDAVTANDEYFQQRPDCTGRQGLSPLQKCTGAMRVLAYGTTTDAVDEYLRMSSTVTRDAVIHFIEGIISCFGDTYLRRPNQQDLQRLLYVGEQRGFPGMIGSIDYMHWELNNCPTAWAGQYAGRSGKPTIILEAVASYDLWIWHAFFGTPGSCNDINVLHRSPVFSDILEGRTPKISYAVNGRRNDRAYYLTDGIYPSWAAFVKTISSSVLRKHELFAQHQEAIRKDAERAFGVLQARFAFIRHPCLIWDMILMGKIMVACIVSSCTI; encoded by the coding sequence ATGTATTGTGATAGGGAACGTGAAGTTGGTGAGCAAAGTTTTATGAGTGATTATTTTGTCCCTAATCCAACGTATACTTCGGAGCTCTTCCGGCGTAGATTTTGCATGCAGAAATCATTGTTCCTTCGTATAGTAGATGCTGTTACTGCTAATGACGAATATTTTCAACAGAGACCCGATTGTACGGGTAGGCAAGGCCTTTCACCACTACAAAAATGCACTGGAGCTATGAGGGTGTTGGCTTATGGAACCACAACCGATGCCGTTGATGAATACTTACGAATGAGTTCAACAGTCACGAGGGATGCTGTCATTCATTTCATAGAAGGTATCATTTCTTGCTTTGGTGACACATACCTTAGAAGGCCCAATCAACAAGATTTGCAAAGACTACTCTATGTTGGGGAACAACGTGGTTTCCCTGGCATGATTGGAAGCATTGATTACATGCATTGGGAATTGAATAACTGTCCTACTGCCTGGGCTGGTCAATATGCAGGAAGAAGTGGAAAACCAACAATCATTTTGGAAGCCGTTGCATCATATGATTTATGGATATGGCATGCGTTCTTTGGAACTCCAGGTTCGTGCAATGATATCAATGTACTTCATCGATCTCCAGTTTTTAGTGATATTTTAGAAGGTAGAACACCGAAGATAAGTTATGCGGTCAATGGTCGTCGAAATGATAGAGCTTATTATCTCACTGATGGCATATATCCATCTTGGGCTGCATTTGTCAAGACAATTTCAAGTTCAGTGCTCCGAAAGCACGAGTTGTTCGCTCAACACCAAGAGGCTATAAGAAAAGATGCCGAGAGAGCCTTCGGAGTTCTACAAGCTCGATTTGCATTTATTCGACATCCTTGTCTCATTTGGGATATGATTTTGATGGGAAAAATTATGGTGGCTTGTATTGTATCATCATGCACAATATGA